One part of the Mya arenaria isolate MELC-2E11 chromosome 3, ASM2691426v1 genome encodes these proteins:
- the LOC128226160 gene encoding heme-binding protein 2-like, translated as MLTLVIVVLATLVGGSLQQPGIINLNLGGGGDAVAPQTPYVKPAFCHDLDCPKYTVMETNDQFEKRRYEPSVWVATSLYTFNYTKAQNDLMFYKLFHYISGNNSANQKIAMTAPVVTEIVHGPGPDCESNFTMHFMVPFDLQANPPAPTESSVFIKRVPEMTVYVKSYSGFSNDALKRQNLEEEVNSLDSMNRKYSESVFLTASYDGPFAFVRHNEIWLVAM; from the exons ATGCTTACACTCGTCATAGTCGTCCTGGCCACGCTGGTTGGCGGCTCCCTTCAGCAACCGGGAATAATAAACCTCAATCTCGGTGGAGGCGGTGACGCTGTGGCGCCTCAGACGCCCTATGTGAAACCCGCGTTCTGTCACGACCTTGATTGTCCAAAATACACCGTCATGGAAACTAATgat CAATTCGAGAAGCGCCGCTACGAACCGTCTGTCTGGGTGGCCACATCCCTGTACACCTTCAACTACACCAAGGCACAGAACGACCTGATGTTCTATAAACTCTTCCACTATATCTCCGGGAATAACTCTGCAA ATCAAAAGATCGCTATGACCGCCCCTGTGGTTACGGAAATAGTTCATGGACCAGGCCCGGACTGTGAGAGTAACTTCACCATGCACTTTATGGTGCCCTTTGACCTTCAGGCAAACCCACCTGCACCCACAGAGTCCTCGGTCTTCATCAAGAGAGTCCCTGAGATGACCGTCTATGTTAA ATCTTACAGCGGGTTTAGCAACGACGCATTGAAGCGCCAGAATCTTGAGGAAGAGGTAAACTCCCTCGATTCCATGAACCGGAAGTACTCCGAAAGCGTCTTCCTTACCGCCTCATATGATGGTCCTTTCGCCTTTGTCCGGCATAACGAAATATGGCTCGTCGCCATGTAG
- the LOC128226161 gene encoding heme-binding protein 2-like — translation MTDIRRVSASAFSSLMNSMLTLVTVVLAALVGGSLQQPGILPDAFVPLHLGESGNGGVAQTDYVKPAFCHDLDCPKYTVMETNDKFEKRHYAPSVWVATTMNTTNYTRALNSQMFFKLFRYISGNNSAHQKLAMTAPVLTEHVFETSVAMQFMIPFAQQAAPPTPTEPKVYIRNVPETTFYVRSYGGFDSEDIKRQNVEQLKADLNTMGLKYTDNVFLTAGYDAPYAFVRHNEVWLVAE, via the exons ATGACTGATATCCGGAGAGTGTCAGCATCCGCCTTTAGTTCCCTGATGAACT CCATGCTTACACTTGTCACAGTCGTCCTAGCCGCGCTGGTTGGCGGCTCCCTCCAGCAGCCGGGGATACTTCCGGACGCCTTTGTGCCGCTACATCTCGGAGAAAGCGGAAATGGCGGGGTGGCTCAGACGGATTATGTGAAACCCGCGTTCTGTCACGACCTTGATTGTCCGAAATACACCGTTATGGAGACAAATGAT AAATTCGAGAAGCGCCACTACGCCCCGTCTGTCTGGGTCGCTACAACCATGAACACCACTAACTACACCAGGGCGCTCAACAGCCAGATGTTCTTCAAACTCTTCCGCTATATCTCCGGGAATAACTCTGCAC ACCAAAAACTCGCAATGACCGCCCCCGTGCTCACTGAGCATGTTTTTGAGACCAGCGTCGCCATGCAGTTCATGATACCCTTTGCCCAACAGGCGGCCCCGCCCACACCCACGGAGCCGAAGGTGTACATCAGGAATGTCCCTGAGACTACTTTCTATGTCCG ATCTTACGGCGGATTTGACAGCGAAGACATTAAGCGTCAAAATGTCGAGCAGCTGAAAGCGGACCTGAACACCATGGGCCTGAAGTACACCGATAACGTATTCCTTACCGCCGGATATGACGCTCCTTACGCGTTCGTCCGGCACAACGAAGTATGGCTCGTCGCCGAGTAG